Within the Channa argus isolate prfri chromosome 12, Channa argus male v1.0, whole genome shotgun sequence genome, the region ACATCAGAGCCCCCCAGAGCATTAGGCAGAAGAAAACCTTCTCAAGCCCTATTAGCAAGACACTGCTCTCAAGGTAATGATGAGTCTGagggaagatgaggaggatgatgatgatgatgatatagTCTCTAACATAAGatataatgcacattcagcaagtacaaatcagaaattaaataaagatcatttttaagttatttatcAAGGGAGGTTCAAATTCTTGTCACCAGAATAATTTTTGTCCCTTCTGATGAAAGatgaataaattaacatttgtactagctgaatatTATGTTGacaaaaatcttttcttttagcctttttgagattttaaaacaaaagttttgcTTCAGGTTCTTTGAGTTAAATTCCTCCTCCGTGTTAGAGAATAAGCAAACCCAAGACTTCAGGATTGAGCAAACAGCCATTTTTTTACTAGTATGAAGTGAAATATTTGTCAATCACAAACTTTTGATTGGTACCCATCTGAACCATCCTCCATGTCTCCATTTACCAGAGAAAGTGTTGTCTTTGGTGTCCATTCAACAGAAGAGCTCAACCCTAAATGAGTCACTTTGTAATTTAAACCTTCACTTGCTGTCTCTGTCGGAGAATCAATGTACATGAGCTGACTTTACTTGATACACTGACATAAGTTTTTAGCACCGTTGTCCTAGAGAATTGACATTTAGAATAATATCTTAATTGTTGTTATAATTCTTCACACTGCTGTGTAgtactgacctttgaccttgagATCAACTTGTTTCTTCAccaggatgtttccctccctgtTGTAGACGGTGCAGGTGAAGGttcctctgtctttgtctgtggggtgtttcagggtcagactgaggtctccaacTTTCAGCAGGTTTCTCCTCACCTCTGTTCGGTCCTTGTAAAATGTGTGCTGCTTGAGAGTCTGTTCAGATCTGTGTTGATACACATAAACCTTCCAGTTGTTTCCGTTTGTCCACTCCACCTTGGCATCCTCTGGCAGGCAAGCTAGGATTTTGCAGGGTAGCTGaacagactccacccctgaatccactTCAACCCGGTAAACTAAGAGGACGACAAACCACAGTGATCAAAAAATTATTACTAAGGACTATTGTGCTCTATTCCAGGGTCACTGAGAATGTAAGCGATGCATTTGAGggttaaactgtttttcaaTTTCCACAATTTCCACAACCATTCACTTTTAACAGTAACTTCAGTATTTGTCATTTTCCCAGACGTCCTAAAGCTATTTACAGTGCAGTTGATTAGatttaaatgtatatgtttCATTTAATGTCTCACTTCTTTGTGTTATTCAGTGTTGGTTTCTCAcatctcatttaaaataaacatggaggagaggaaaaactgagaGGGTGATGAACATTTcttaactaaaacattttaggcAATCGCATGATTTGGTCACAACCAACTTTACTGTTGTCATTGCTGTTCACATGCTGCTCACTTTTCAGTTAAATCTATGCTTGAGTGGCAGTTTAGGACCTCAACAATGTTCACATCAAACCTGGGTAGAGGTCACTGACAAACACGGaacatcaacacaaaaaaatccaatcGGCTTAAAAGAACTGTGATGTAGCTTGACGTAAGAAGAATTTGATATAAACATAACTGATGGTCCAACTATGCAGAGTCAACTTTCTACAGGTTTTAATTTCAGACTCCAGCCACTGATGAAGCTTAGGACAGGACTGAAACTCAGAGCTAGACAGTTAGAGGCCAGAGTGAAGAGCACAGATGTCATGTACACAACGTACCTTTGATGAAATAATGTCTAAAATGGACAGCGAGGCCCACGATGAAACCAACAGCAAGAAGAAGGAGGACCAGGAGAATGACAACCCACGCTGGAACTGATAACACAAACACGAGCAACATGATCTTTAAGGACGATAACAATTTTACAGCTGATGACACTTGACATGATTTTTGATAATTTAACCGCAAAATTATTTCTGCATTCACTTGTATTTACTAACCTCCTGTCCTGTGGACCTGGAGCTTTACTTCAGTCCGGCTCAGTTGTTGTCCGTACCTGCGAACAGTGCAGGTGTAGGTGCCGCTGTCGAAAAGACCGGGATTTTTGATATTCAGCCTGAGGTCTCCAGTCTGCAGAGCATCGGGCATCATCGATGTTCGACCACTGTAGAGCTGGTTTTGGTTCTGAAGGTCATCACCTTCCGTCTGATGAAGGTGAACTGTGGTGGGATTGAGATCGTAGCGGCTCCACACCACTGTGGGGAAGTCCACATCAAACGTGTGAAACCTACAGGGCAGCAGGACAAACTTGTCCCCCTCCTGTGACTCCACATCTGAGGCATGCTGGGAAACTGTGAAAAGACGGATTAACAAGTTATTGTTGTCCTACTCACGGCACCGGAGGGTGGGAGGTAAAGAGAGCTCCAAGTTCAGCTTCAGTGAGGGCTAGAGGACGGTGTCTTCTATACCGCAGATTGTGTCAGTTAGTAGATTAATGAAACCACAGCCTGCTCTAAGACAGGTCAAAGATGTATTTAACAGAAATACTGGACCCTGTGGTGTCACACTATTACACACTTTTGATTTGAGCCAAACTAAAAAGTCCAAAGGTGGTTATGAAAGCGCCGCACTGATACTCGGACAATATGGACAATAAAAGGTGTCCTGTCTGACAGGGTGGACCACATTTAGGTTCAGACTTATAATTAAGATTTGTGTCATGTTATTTATAAGtcgtacacacatacacatgtatttTCTGCATGTTAATCAACATGATCCCAGCTCAGCTTGTTCCCACCGTGAACCAGTGCTGAGTCCTGTTTTCCTCTACACATTCATGAACAAGTCACTGTCTGTGGAACCAGCGGAACCAGTTCATGTGTAACCACAGCTTCCAAACAGCAAGTCCCAGTGCAGAGTGTGTAGCTCAGCAGAAACAGGTTCAGTGACATGCTTTGTGAATGGAGGTGTGATTTTCAGACTGGATTACCAGACTTTTCTTACCATGCACAGCGATCGCCAAcaccacaaacatcttcatcttcttgAAAAAACTGGAACATCCACAAAGTCCCAATACATCTGTATCTTGATTGACGAagcaacagtttaaaaaatctCATTGATGTCTTCAGTTCATAGCTTTATCCGATTTGCTCTTCACATTACAGGACAGGTGCATAAAGACAacttttacttcctgtttgaaTGTCTCTTCTAGGAAGTTTACCTGAAACAACACCTGAAGAACTTCCTGTCATAACCTTTACAATAAAAGCCTTTAGATAAAGACATTTCTTTCTATAACTGTAATAGTGCACTGTCACAAATGAAGATTAATACACAGAGGAACCACACAAGCCTAAATAAGAGACAAGAAATAAGAATCAGCTCAACTAGTATGTACAAACACATGGTGACAatcttttctcatttattttgaaattacttCTGAAATCAGAAAGTGAAGTTTCCCCCCTCACAAAAACAATCAGAGCAATGGACAGATTAGAAGTAAATGGGCCCCTGGACACTGACAGGGCCCAAAACCCACTGACTGTGAGTCTGTTGGTGGTACATTACATTTGTTCTTTAtcattttgtgtatgtttggtCAGTTGTTGTTTGATTTTTGGTAATTTGATGTCTATAGGCATCTTTCTGTGCCTTGTAGGCCCATTCAGTAATACAGAGGTGAATCAGATTAACCGTCCAGGTGGTGGCAGCACCAGGAGAACAACTTAATGAAAGTCTTATAGAACTTTAAATGAAGATATTGCTGTGAAAAACTTCCGTGGCTGAGGAGAAGAAAAGCCTCCTCAAAGATTTACcaccaaaatacatttttcaagctCAGTCAGTTACTTCACACAACCTGAGAGAGATTAGCAAAGGATGGACAAAAACCCCAGCTGTCTTCTTGAATGTATCCAGATGTTTATCTGAGCTCAATACGGTGCTTTAGCAGGTAAAACTGGATGAAACAGGTGGCTGTTCTCAAAGGCtgggaaaaaatacaaagtgtcAGACGGTCACAGCAACTCTTTGGACTAAAGTATGGACATGTGGTGTTTTAACACATACTTGATCGGCTTCACAAAAAGTGAATCAAAGATTTGGGGCAGAACATACAAACCTCTCACAGAAAGGCCAAAGTCATCTGGAGGTGGACGTAAACCTGGTTATTAGTTGTGACCTAATAACCTAGATATTAAgtgaatttaaatatatttggtcagactttaaataataatactaatcaGCACAggggcttcttttttttaaatacagatggTATTTTTGTCACCTAATGAGAGCCAGACATGGCTGGAgctattttacaaaacattatcTGGATCATCCTGTAATAACTGCATTAAGAAACAGCATCAAACAACACTGACAGTCAATGCAAACTGTTGTTCCAAAGGAAACAGTGAGTGTAACTCCATCAACAGCAGCTGGCCAGAAGTCTCAGAATGGCCTGCACATGTTTCATAGTGtgctttctctttgtttgtagacagaacGGCCGACATTAACTTTCGTCAGTGAGCACCACAGATTGGGGCCACACTCGAGTGATGGTGCAATAACTGTACAGGTAAACAAGGAAGTGTTGAGTCTGAAGTGGTCTCTCTGCTCTTCAGACGTTCAGTCCTCATCCAGACAACATGAAGACGCCGCCTGTCTCTCTGCTCCTCGgtgagtcaaacacacacattctacaTTCATTCCTGACggggaaaacacacagtgtttgcGCTCGCACACATTTACACTTGGGGCCGAAATGGAAGCTTTTAGTAGTAGAGCTTCAAAACTGCTCTAAAAAGGCATCAAACAAATGTTCTTGTTAACTTTGCAAAGCTTAGTGTATCATTAAAGTGACGGGAAGAGTTTTGATTTCTTTGTcgcttttttaaacttttggtTGTTGGCcgcaaagacagacaggaaacgAGTAGAAATATCAGAAGTAGATGTTATGACAGAACTACGACAAAATGGCACCTAGAGCGGTGATGCTGTGGTCATGTTGTGTGTCTTAAAATAATCAGCTAGGAGGACACCAAACAAACGTGTCCAAAACACAAATGGTGTGACACATGagaagattcaagattcaagattcaaagtgtttattgtcatatgcacagatagaatgcatgtttccctgtacaatgaaattcttactttgccctccactctgaatgtcacacagtaagtaaaatgagaatttacaaaaaatagaaataaaataaaatacaaataaaataaaaaagttaaaaaaaataagagcaaacaaataagagcaaTCCTCAATGAGAAGAGCTTTGAGGGTCTATTACATATGGTTGGTCAGTCTTTGTGTCTCCTCTGGTCCTGTCCTCTAAACAACATTCACTGGCTGCTAAAGGTGCCAGTGGACAGACTGTGATGAGTCCAGCCCTGTGGTTTGTTAGCAGCTCATAAGAGAACCCATGTTAAAGTCTGCCACAGTAATACTGGACTGACACAATAGAGAAATAAAACCTTTACTACATGTGAAAGTTTTCCACCAGACCTGTACTGAGATCCACCCGTCCAGtgtctgtaaccgcttatcctgttcaggttcGTGGGGTCTATTGCAGCTTTCATTGGTtcagaggcagggtccaccctggacaggtctcgggtctatctcaaggccaacCAAGACACACAtggagacagacaaccattcacacctacggacatttagagtcaccaattaacctaacgtgcatgtctttggactgtgggaggaaacacaaGCTCGGGGTGAACATGCAAACCCCGCACAGTAAGGCCACAGCCGGCCGGTGGagttgaaccagggaccttctaacTGTGAGGCAACAGCACTAACCACAACTACAGAGAACTGATGTGAAATGTCGTTTCAAAGAGGAAACCTCAGCCGctgcctacaaacaaaacacacgcCCTGTTCTAATTTTTCAGATTTCCATCGTCTGGTGGGGGGTGAACGTTTCATTGTGTGAATCTCAcgaaacattttataaaaccaTCACTGACAGAATCAGTCCACTTAAATTCTAAGAGGCTTTTACTCTATAGCAGCCTGTAGTTCTGTAAAAACGACATGTATGTGGTTCTTTAAAAAACGTGCAATTAAAGAACCTTTTTGCTCTGTAGATTATTCTTTACCTAAATGAAATggttcttaaaaaaatatgaaatagttCTTTACTCCCATTGGAGCTATGTAATAAATGGAGAagcatacattaaaaaaataaccactGAATGGCTACTAGCTGATGTAATTATAAATTAGCCAAAAGAAgataatttcaaatttaaaaactcGAATTTTTGAGATTCtgctgcataaatatgacctaaaacCTCAATCATACTGTCGCACATCCTAAAACTACATGTTCACACTTGTTCTTTTATGTACTGTGAAAAATAATCGAATGGTATTTTTTTGTGGCAAACATGATTTGAAGTGTAAATTAGAGTCAGGTATGTGAATCAAGGTAATGACAATCAGATGTGATTCTGatttaaagaagagaaatctgGATCTTCACTATCAAAGCGTGATCTCGATAGATGTGTGTCACGGCTTCAACAGTGGAGATTTTTGAAGACTGTGAAGGAAGAGTTGTTGAAGCTCTCCAGGCTAGAAAGGGTCGCAGAAGAGTTTGGACACCGTTTGACTCTAAGGCAGAAGAGTGAGGTAGAGCAATGAAGAGTCCAGCAGGACACAAGGAACCCAGGGTAAAGTCTGGGAAACTAAAAGCCTCTTTTGCAGTGCAGTGAGTCCACCATCAGGAGAATATTGAACATTGGTGAACATGGAGATGAAAGGAGGAAGCCACCACTCACTTTTATTGTTCTATGTCCTCCTACTGCAGGTGTGTCTGTCCTGCTGCTGGCTGGATGGACTGTTTCTGCAGGTAAGTAGATAATAGTTCAAATGTTGCTACAGAAAAACAATCAGTTTATATACAATAATAGTAAAAACATGTCTGTCCTTCTGTCCTCCAGTGTCTCTGAGTGTCAGTCCAAACCTTCAGCAGTTCTTTATAGAGGAGTCTGTCTCTCTGAGATGTGACGGACAGGGGGTTTCCGATGGATGGTCTGTAAAGAGGAACAAAGGAGGACAGACTGAGCAGTGTGGAGCAGCCGAGCCCAAAAATGAGGAGTGCAATGGTTCCTGCTGTTTTCTTGACCTCTACCCCTCAGATACTGGGGTCTACTGGTGTGAAGACAGAACTGGAGAGAGAAGTGACAATGTTAACATCAGTACATCAGGTACCTGAAGTAACAGAAATAGgtttcagttcctttaattctCCTGTGagaggaaaataagaaaataaaaacccaagTAACACAGATAACCACATGTTCTGGACACTATTACACTATGCTGTCAAAGTAGAACTCTGGTTCTCTGTGTCTCTATTTATCAGATGGTCCTCTGATCCTGGAGATCCCTGCACTTCCTGTGATGACAGGAGATGATGTCACTCTGCGCTGTCGAAGCAGACACGATTCCAAAACCAGATTTTATTTCTATAAGAACAATGTCCTCGTTAAACGTGAACATAACCTGCAGTTTGTCATCAGTAAAGTCCAACAGTCTGATGAAGGTCTCTACTCGTGTTCTACTGATGAGTTTGAATCCCCTCAGAGCTGGctgagggtcagaggtcaggacactgacatcacttcctgtttaaagaTATGAACTAACCAGTTGACCTGATAATAAACTGATGACTGAACCAGATTCTCTCCTCTGCCTGCAGATCCTCCTACAACCCCTGAACCACCCACCACCGCTCTCTACactcctcccccctcctcttctctctcatccTCCCCGaccctttctcctctctcctccatctttctcGGCCCAATCGTAGCAGTTGTGGGTTCTGTGATTTTTCTGGTTACGGTCATAATTCTGCTGCTCTGGAAGAAACAGACTGGTACAAATGCTGGTATGATTTTAAAGCCTCAGTTAAGTTTATTTGAGCAGTCTGACTTGTTCTCCTTTGTCTCAAATCAACCGTTAAGGCTTTTGGTTATTGCATGAATACAGACATAGAGACAGTGTGTTTATGGTTTAACTCTAATCTTTGCAAACTGAAGCTTAATTTCCACTCATGCACCAAATCTACACTACAGACTGTGAATGAGCCACTTGGCCCTTCAGCCTCAGTCAGTTCCGTGGTTATATGGACCATCTCCTTGGACTGTGCTGCATATCAAGCTCCAAATCCAACTTGATCTGCTTAGTTTCAGTCTCTGTTTCACCAACTAGACTCACCACAGTGGCAGAGAATCACCTCTGCCAATAGTACTTTGGTGGTGAGTTTGCCTTTGGTGTAGGTTCCCCATGAATCATAAAACAGCCCCAGTGAGGGGGGTTTCAGTACCAATACTACTCTACTTCTTTACTGATCAATGGACCCAACAAgtcttttaacattttccatgtgATTGCAGAAATTAAGGTGGACCTGGTCTGTTTGAGCCTGATTTAATTTTGTATTCCAATCCTCTTCTCTCCTTAGGAAGGGCCCATtcatctcctccagatgatgtcacgTATGCTGAAGTCACCTTCACAAAGTTGGCCAATAAGAGAGGTAGGCTGTGTTAGAGTTAGTTTGAGTCCATCACCGTCATGACATTTGCTGAAGTCTTGCTTTAAGGGAACAGCTTAGAATCACCTTGAGGTAAAGGTTTCACACTGAGTTGCGATGATGAAGGTGGGGGGTCTGGCTGATAGTTGGGGGTCTAGGAATCCATTGTGGTATTAACTGTCTCTCACATCTGTATCTCTTCCAGGTCCAAGTCCCAGGAACTCTTTACCCCAATCTGAATACACACACTGCACGTACACACTTGTCCGTCATGAAACAGGTGCCAACGGTTAGATGAATAACTACTAACAGAACATTGTTCTTCTCTCATGATTGTATCTCCTGTATTTGTATGAATCTTTTGTAATACATTAACCCCCCATTAAGTTTTTGTGCACGTAATAAAATGATATTTAGTTAAAGTCATTAACTGTCATTTTTATACCTCTCAGAAGTCAATGAAATCTAACTGACATCTTCAGGAATTTTATCCAACTCAGTCACGAAGTTAAGTTGTGGCTTTCTGTCCGTTTTACTTTATGAATTGTGTTTATCAAATATGAGCAACTCAGTTCTGTGTTACATTTGTCCTAACGTGTTCTAATCATCATGCCATTATAGCTCACAGCTTTATACAGCTTTATTTTACCAGAACCTTTAGATTAATGTGAGGTAACCACCACCAGGCTGATAGGTGTAAATCAACTGATCTTCTTCTCAAACCGAAAACTATCAAAATATGGACAATTGCCAAAATCCACAGAGCACTAGTTTTCATTATGCAGTCTGAGAATTTCCTGTAAAATAACCAGTGTCTTCAGCCTTCGTCTTACTGAAGTTATAAATATTCTAGAACAATAAtcagactaaaataaaatgaaaagatctGTTAACCGTTAAGCAGTTTTTTGTACATAGAGCTACATTTGTTACAGTTCCTCAGGCTCTTAGTACATGATACGAGCTGCAGCGGTGAAGTATAGTAAAAGTACTAATATCATCATATCATGACATCATATCTCATCAGTAATTGTATTTACCTACTGTGTTTTGTCTGAGCACATGGCACAGAAAGAGGGAGGCAAAGTCAGAAAGTggcaaaatatgaaatgtgtgaagtaaaaaacaaagttctTATAAATAAAAGTCAACACAAGTACAGATACGTGAAAGTACTTAAATGCAGTGTCTTCCATCCCTGGTGAGATAATATCACTTCAGATCCATCTTATATAATCTTCATACacatttagaacattttatTATGATTCAGAAAAACATTATCACTATATTAGAACTGGATCCAAAAGAttctaaaagttaaaattattcACTCAGCATGCTGCTTGCAGTTTTGGATTTTTGTAACAGTGCAAAAGTATTAAAGGAGAAGCAGAAACTACTTTTGTCCAGGCCAAACCGGTCATATGCTCAGCTGATGAAAAGCATGATTTGATGACAAAAGCCTGTTGCTGAGTGTTTATCATTGTGTCTCAGGGCCACAGCAGCTGCACTGATGGTGTCACATGCAGGGGCACAGATtttcgacacacacacacacacacacacacacacacagtgctagTTAACATCACATTTCGATGATAAAATGATCTTGACTCTGCTACGCTTCCCCCAAGAGAAGGTGACTGAGAACCACAAGGCTCGTGATGTGTTACACACTGTGTCCACAAAACCCCGAACTCTCAATTACACCAGTGGAGAAGACCGATCTGATGTTATCTGTGGatggtgagagagaaaaaagaggtaGTGATATCAGATGACATTCCCACCACCTTTCTGCAAATGCAGATGAACAAACGCTAAAATAACTAACACATACATTATGTGAGATGCATGTTGCCTAACCTGGGTCAGTGCTTGGGCTGCTGCCAAAACAGGTTGTTATAAATAATGTGATGCACGCATTAACCGCTCTCACCCCGTTTCCTGTGGAAACATTGTccctggttttttttttttaccctgtttCCTGTGGAAACGGGGTCAGAGCTGCAGACAGAGCAGCGAAAGCAGCATCTCAAAGCGAATGCTTGTTTGATTTACCTCAACTCAAGACTTTCAATGCAACTGCTGATCTAACAACCCTGCGGTCAATAGCAGACAGAGCTGAAAAGCACGTCTGACTCACAGCAGGTGACAGACTGTCACAGGCCATTTGGCTCTGATGACGATCAGTCTTTGCTGATATTACACATGGCAGAGATCACGTGGGACGGGATCACTTCAACAAACGCCACAAACAGACGTGTTAGAAGCTTGAGCAGCTGCAATGAGAGAGACTGGACATACAACTGTTCTGTGCCAGATGGATTTTCACAAAGCTCAACAGCATCAGACCTTAGAAACGTTATTCCCCTGACTTCTGACAAATTCTGaggttttctctctcttctttttctgccaCTTTCCTATGAAGCTTTGAGTGGTACTTTAAAAGAATTTCACTTTCTATTTAAAGACTTTCTAAAGAGATTTTTctaaatcaaacacatttcttatGGCCTAAACCTTGGACATATTACAATACACGTGTAAATAACGTTTTCATGAAATTGTAGAAAAACTC harbors:
- the LOC137137639 gene encoding low affinity immunoglobulin gamma Fc region receptor III-like — its product is MKTPPVSLLLGVSVLLLAGWTVSAVSLSVSPNLQQFFIEESVSLRCDGQGVSDGWSVKRNKGGQTEQCGAAEPKNEECNGSCCFLDLYPSDTGVYWCEDRTGERSDNVNISTSDGPLILEIPALPVMTGDDVTLRCRSRHDSKTRFYFYKNNVLVKREHNLQFVISKVQQSDEGLYSCSTDEFESPQSWLRVRDPPTTPEPPTTALYTPPPSSSLSSSPTLSPLSSIFLGPIVAVVGSVIFLVTVIILLLWKKQTGTNAGRAHSSPPDDVTYAEVTFTKLANKRGPSPRNSLPQSEYTHCTYTLVRHETGANG